GAAGCTGTCGATATGAGAGCTTCTGACTTAATTGctaatatgaaaaatatggGGTTTCAAGCTAGCGCTTTAGGTCAAGCTTGTGATATCATTGACAATATGAGACAATGGAGAGGGAAACACATCGATGATTTAAGTGAGCATGATAAAAAGGGATGTTTTGATGATAAGGGTTATCAGAAGACTACAATTTTCATGGGTTATACTTCAAATTTAATCAGTTCTGGTATTCGTGAATCTTTATGTTATTTggctaaaaataaaatgattgATGCCTTAGTAACTACTGCTGGTGgtattgaagaagatattatcaaatgtTTAGCACCAACCTATTTAGGTGATTTCACCCTAAAGGGGTCTAATTTGCGTGATCAAGGTTTAAACCGTATTGGTAACTTGTTAGTACCAAATGACAATTATTGTAAGTTTGAAGAATGGATTGTCCCAATTTTAGACAAAATGTTGGAAGAACAAGAAGCCTATGTTGCCAAGCATGGTAATAGCTGTATGGATGCAAATCAAGACGTGGAATCTCCAATCTGGACACCATCTAAATTGATCCATCGTTTAGGTAAGgaaattaatgatgaatCTTCCGTAATTTATTGGGCTTACAAGAATAACATTCCAGTCTTCTGTCCAGCAATTACAGATGGTTCCATTGGTGATATGTTATTCTTCCACACTTTCAAATCTTCTCCACAACAATTAAGATTAGATATTGTGGCTGATATTCGTAAAGTGAACTCTATGTCCATGGAAGCCTCTAGAGCTGGTATGATCATTTTAGGTGGTGGTTTGATTAAGCATCATATTGCTAATGCATGTTTGATGAGAAACGGTGCTGATTACGCTGTGTACATTAATACTGCCCAAGAATTTGATGGTTCTGATGCTGGTGCAAGACCTGATGAAGCTGTCTCTTGGGGTAAGATCAAAGCTGAAGCTCAATCCGTTAAGGTTTATGCAGATGTCACTTTAGTCTTACCTTTAATTGTTGCT
This DNA window, taken from Henningerozyma blattae CBS 6284 chromosome 3, complete genome, encodes the following:
- the DYS1 gene encoding deoxyhypusine synthase (similar to Saccharomyces cerevisiae DYS1 (YHR068W); ancestral locus Anc_5.343) yields the protein MSNINDKLPDILSDAVLKQSVEMPEGTTKVHGIDYSKKEAVDMRASDLIANMKNMGFQASALGQACDIIDNMRQWRGKHIDDLSEHDKKGCFDDKGYQKTTIFMGYTSNLISSGIRESLCYLAKNKMIDALVTTAGGIEEDIIKCLAPTYLGDFTLKGSNLRDQGLNRIGNLLVPNDNYCKFEEWIVPILDKMLEEQEAYVAKHGNSCMDANQDVESPIWTPSKLIHRLGKEINDESSVIYWAYKNNIPVFCPAITDGSIGDMLFFHTFKSSPQQLRLDIVADIRKVNSMSMEASRAGMIILGGGLIKHHIANACLMRNGADYAVYINTAQEFDGSDAGARPDEAVSWGKIKAEAQSVKVYADVTLVLPLIVAATFANGKPLNIKHD